A single genomic interval of Sulfurimonas sp. C5 harbors:
- the rpsJ gene encoding 30S ribosomal protein S10, which translates to MEKIRLKLKAYDHRVLDRSVASIVEAVKRTGAVIRGPIPLPTKIRKYTVLKSVHVNKKSREQFEIRMHARMIDIVSATPETVDSLMKLDLAPEVDVEVRSMDK; encoded by the coding sequence ATGGAAAAAATTCGTTTGAAATTGAAAGCTTACGATCATCGTGTACTTGATAGATCTGTAGCTTCAATCGTTGAGGCTGTTAAGCGTACTGGTGCGGTTATCCGTGGTCCAATACCTTTACCAACAAAAATTCGTAAATATACAGTTTTAAAATCTGTTCACGTTAACAAAAAATCTCGTGAGCAATTTGAAATTCGTATGCATGCTAGAATGATCGATATCGTATCTGCAACGCCAGAGACTGTTGATTCATTAATGAAACTAGACTTAGCACCGGAAGTGGACGTAGAAGTTCGCTCTATGGATAAATAA
- a CDS encoding ATP-binding protein, which produces MEILLEEFYKTDLHIDKYHDRKVFIDEKSYQINGITKSGKTQLVKSYLLAHKKNSYLYIDCNDIRIEFDELNKILNKFCQENRIDILVLDNYKESIKFPNVSQLLITSEHKYNIPEIDQIDLYPLDYEEFLAYEHKYDSSALNHFFQLGGLPVMHKLYIDERNTYLQQVFQIALDDVEFDILTMCAKFNSQKLSAFMIYERLKTKRKISKDKLYKSFEALLEKKYIHLVEKYNHTKATKKIYLCDTSLKSALSIEKNFGRLFENMVYLELLKKSRDAYYEDEIDFYLPNKDEIILCKPFTDERRLFKKLESIEAFLFTHSIQKITVITMNKEGSVSHPLASVNIIPFDIWALGD; this is translated from the coding sequence ATGGAAATTTTACTCGAAGAGTTTTATAAAACCGACTTACATATTGATAAATATCATGATAGAAAAGTGTTTATTGATGAGAAATCGTACCAGATTAACGGTATAACAAAAAGTGGAAAAACACAACTTGTTAAATCTTATCTGCTTGCACACAAAAAAAATAGCTACCTATATATAGACTGTAACGATATTAGAATTGAGTTTGATGAGCTGAATAAAATTCTCAATAAATTTTGCCAAGAGAATAGAATTGATATCTTGGTTCTTGACAATTATAAAGAGAGTATCAAGTTTCCAAATGTATCTCAACTATTGATCACATCTGAGCATAAATATAACATTCCCGAAATAGATCAGATTGATCTTTATCCACTTGATTATGAAGAGTTTTTAGCATATGAACATAAATACGATTCTTCTGCACTGAACCATTTCTTTCAGCTCGGCGGTCTTCCTGTTATGCATAAACTATATATAGATGAAAGAAATACTTATTTACAACAGGTTTTTCAAATCGCTTTGGATGATGTAGAGTTTGATATTTTAACAATGTGTGCAAAATTCAACTCTCAGAAACTCTCAGCATTTATGATCTATGAAAGACTCAAAACAAAAAGAAAAATCTCCAAAGACAAGCTTTATAAATCTTTTGAAGCTCTTCTTGAAAAAAAATATATTCATCTGGTAGAGAAGTATAACCACACAAAAGCGACGAAAAAGATCTATCTATGTGATACCTCTTTAAAATCGGCTTTATCTATAGAAAAAAACTTCGGCCGTTTATTCGAAAATATGGTTTACTTGGAACTACTGAAAAAATCGAGAGATGCCTATTATGAAGACGAAATAGATTTCTATCTACCGAATAAAGATGAAATCATCCTTTGCAAACCTTTCACAGATGAGAGAAGACTCTTTAAAAAACTAGAGAGTATAGAAGCATTTTTATTTACACATTCTATTCAAAAAATAACTGTTATTACTATGAATAAGGAGGGTTCAGTCTCCCATCCCTTGGCATCTGTAAATATTATACCGTTTGACATATGGGCATTGGGGGACTAA
- a CDS encoding TIGR01777 family oxidoreductase — protein MMKVAITGASGFVGTHLQKAFPDNIHIHRDETVTEILDKLEDVSVVINLAGAPIIKRWTPDYKKVLIDSRVETTKTLVEAINRSDVKHFISTSAIGAYPDNGVYDERFDTYADDFLGELTRKWEDVALQCSKPTAITRFGVVLGNEGGALKQMLRPFQFGVGGVIGNGKMMMSWVDIQDLVRVYQHLVQKELTGVFNVVAPHPVSNYEFTKTLGAVLNRPTLFPLPEFILKMIYADAAGVLTGSKEIYPKALLENGFAFQYPTIKQSLKHLLEK, from the coding sequence ATGATGAAAGTAGCAATCACCGGAGCAAGCGGTTTCGTAGGAACACATCTGCAAAAAGCTTTTCCCGACAATATACATATCCATAGAGATGAAACTGTTACAGAGATCTTAGACAAATTAGAAGATGTATCAGTTGTTATTAATTTAGCAGGTGCTCCTATTATAAAACGTTGGACACCGGATTATAAAAAAGTTCTAATAGATTCTCGTGTTGAAACGACAAAAACACTCGTCGAAGCTATAAATCGAAGTGATGTTAAACATTTTATATCTACATCTGCAATCGGTGCATATCCAGACAACGGAGTATATGATGAAAGGTTTGATACATATGCAGATGATTTTTTAGGAGAACTCACACGAAAATGGGAAGATGTTGCTTTACAATGCAGCAAGCCGACAGCAATAACACGTTTTGGAGTTGTACTGGGAAACGAAGGGGGTGCGTTAAAACAGATGCTACGACCTTTCCAATTTGGTGTTGGAGGCGTAATAGGCAATGGGAAGATGATGATGAGCTGGGTCGATATACAGGACCTTGTACGCGTTTATCAACATTTAGTACAAAAAGAGCTTACCGGTGTGTTTAACGTTGTTGCTCCACACCCTGTTTCAAACTATGAGTTTACAAAAACATTGGGAGCAGTACTAAACAGACCTACATTATTTCCTCTGCCTGAATTTATATTAAAAATGATCTATGCAGATGCAGCAGGTGTACTAACAGGTTCAAAAGAGATCTATCCAAAAGCGTTGTTGGAAAACGGTTTCGCTTTTCAATATCCAACTATAAAACAAAGTTTAAAACATCTATTAGAGAAATAA
- a CDS encoding ribonuclease HII: protein MLCGIDEAGRGCIAGDLVVAGCIFLENTPNISGLNDSKKITEKKRYQLYDSVTASTQYHIVTKSPQEIDEKGISVCMREALEEIKSQLNAKEYLFDGNTTFGVKDLKTMVKADGKVPEVSAASILAKVTHDRNIVAEAQNYPEYGFEKHKGYGTAPHIASIQKHGYSPIHRQSYKIKALQPSLFDSL, encoded by the coding sequence ATGTTATGTGGAATAGATGAAGCAGGTCGCGGGTGTATTGCCGGCGACTTGGTTGTAGCCGGTTGCATTTTTTTAGAGAACACTCCAAATATCTCCGGATTAAACGATTCAAAAAAAATTACAGAGAAGAAAAGATATCAGCTTTACGACAGCGTTACAGCATCTACCCAATACCATATTGTTACAAAATCCCCCCAAGAGATAGATGAAAAAGGGATCTCTGTATGTATGCGCGAAGCCCTGGAAGAGATCAAATCACAGCTGAATGCAAAAGAGTATCTTTTTGACGGTAATACTACTTTTGGTGTTAAAGATTTAAAAACTATGGTCAAAGCAGATGGAAAAGTTCCAGAAGTTAGTGCGGCATCTATCCTTGCAAAAGTAACACATGATCGTAATATAGTAGCCGAAGCTCAAAACTATCCTGAATACGGTTTTGAAAAACATAAAGGGTACGGCACGGCACCTCATATAGCGTCTATACAGAAACATGGCTACTCACCTATTCATAGACAAAGTTATAAAATTAAAGCTTTACAACCCTCTCTCTTTGATTCTTTATAA
- a CDS encoding PAS domain-containing protein, whose amino-acid sequence MDEYILREGDFLVSQTDERGTILFANDDFCKIAGYTLEELIGKPHNIVRHEDMPKSAFEDLWNTVTQDLVWHGYVKNKTKNGGFYWVYATVYPLYDEERQIKTYLSCRRKPSEAEITEAQALYTTMY is encoded by the coding sequence ATGGATGAGTATATTTTACGAGAAGGTGACTTTTTAGTATCTCAAACAGATGAACGTGGAACCATTTTATTTGCCAATGACGACTTTTGTAAAATTGCCGGTTATACTTTAGAAGAACTAATTGGAAAGCCTCATAATATTGTTCGGCATGAGGATATGCCAAAGTCTGCTTTCGAAGATCTATGGAATACCGTAACGCAAGATCTAGTCTGGCATGGATACGTTAAAAACAAAACAAAAAACGGTGGTTTTTACTGGGTGTATGCCACAGTTTATCCTTTATATGACGAAGAGCGACAAATAAAAACATATCTGTCTTGTAGAAGAAAACCCTCTGAAGCTGAAATCACTGAAGCCCAAGCGCTTTATACAACGATGTATTAA
- a CDS encoding methyl-accepting chemotaxis protein, producing MTIIIGIIILAVENKHSRLMTDDTHQKHLELTEMLEFKRNQVHSHSDPQHKMHESFNQLVECCQNMASTDTKVAGEMVLIADKVAKGHYSCRIVADSKTPYVHVLRNSLNKMLDVAEENIDQAIDTLKKFSNGDFQARSTVEVEAKMADLLNNINYLGEALEAMKDDNDCSHKQITDDSEKLNNTIEEITNTTIVDFKAMITDIVERIHHISMQENEMVDNLQTLVDNANETKAILDTIGDIAEQTNLLALNAAIEAARAGDHGRGFAVVADEVRKLAERTQKSLAETSATTNVLIQSIMENSEYLNKNAQIVNEISEDVGNVSAKMDEIIDVLNNLTK from the coding sequence ATGACAATAATCATAGGTATCATTATTCTTGCAGTGGAAAATAAACATTCTCGTCTAATGACTGATGATACACATCAAAAACACTTGGAACTCACAGAAATGTTGGAATTTAAAAGAAATCAAGTACACAGTCATTCAGATCCTCAACATAAAATGCATGAAAGTTTCAATCAGCTTGTGGAATGTTGTCAGAACATGGCTTCAACTGATACAAAAGTAGCCGGTGAAATGGTTCTTATAGCAGATAAAGTAGCTAAAGGACATTACTCTTGCAGAATTGTGGCCGATAGTAAAACACCATATGTTCACGTCCTAAGAAATAGTTTAAATAAAATGCTTGATGTTGCTGAAGAGAATATCGATCAGGCTATTGACACCCTCAAAAAGTTTTCAAATGGAGATTTTCAAGCTCGCAGTACGGTAGAAGTTGAAGCGAAGATGGCAGATCTTTTAAATAATATCAATTATTTAGGTGAAGCTCTTGAAGCCATGAAAGATGACAATGACTGTTCTCATAAACAGATCACTGATGATTCGGAAAAATTAAATAACACTATAGAAGAGATCACAAACACAACCATTGTCGACTTTAAAGCTATGATCACAGATATTGTTGAGAGAATACATCATATCTCTATGCAAGAAAATGAGATGGTAGACAACCTGCAAACTTTGGTAGATAATGCAAATGAAACAAAAGCCATACTTGATACTATTGGAGATATTGCAGAACAAACGAATCTCTTGGCTCTCAATGCAGCTATAGAAGCAGCTCGAGCAGGTGATCACGGACGCGGTTTTGCCGTTGTAGCCGACGAAGTAAGAAAACTAGCAGAACGTACACAAAAAAGTCTTGCCGAGACTTCTGCAACGACAAACGTACTAATACAATCTATAATGGAAAATTCAGAGTATCTCAATAAAAATGCACAAATTGTAAATGAAATTTCTGAAGATGTAGGAAACGTAAGTGCTAAAATGGATGAGATTATCGATGTTCTTAATAATCTGACTAAATAA
- a CDS encoding MqnA/MqnD/SBP family protein, with amino-acid sequence MLFGKIEYLNLLPFHIFMKRFAPSSQIKMSMEYKKSVPAKINVEFKYRRVDAAFISSIEAKRYKNVKLGIIARKDVKSVLVIPDTEAKKDKESATSNVLVNVLGLSGEVLIGDKALRYALANDNYIDLAKVWNERYKLPFVFAVLALHKDIKVYKKIEKLFGKRPVRIPQYLLEKAAKRVGIEKNDVLEYLQLISYELDQKAQRGLNKFYKEAAKII; translated from the coding sequence TTGCTTTTTGGAAAGATCGAATACTTAAATCTTTTGCCGTTTCACATCTTTATGAAACGTTTTGCACCTTCTTCTCAGATCAAAATGAGCATGGAGTATAAAAAAAGTGTCCCTGCAAAGATCAATGTAGAATTTAAATACAGACGTGTTGATGCTGCTTTTATATCAAGCATAGAAGCTAAAAGATATAAAAATGTAAAATTAGGGATCATTGCAAGAAAAGATGTCAAAAGTGTTTTGGTTATTCCCGATACAGAGGCTAAAAAAGATAAAGAATCTGCTACTTCAAACGTATTGGTTAATGTTTTAGGCTTAAGCGGTGAAGTCTTGATTGGGGACAAAGCACTGCGTTATGCATTGGCAAATGACAATTATATTGATTTGGCAAAAGTTTGGAATGAGCGTTATAAATTACCTTTTGTATTTGCGGTTTTGGCACTTCATAAAGATATAAAGGTTTATAAAAAGATTGAAAAACTTTTCGGGAAGAGACCTGTGAGAATTCCCCAGTATCTATTGGAAAAAGCTGCAAAACGTGTGGGTATTGAAAAGAATGACGTTCTTGAATATCTTCAACTCATCTCTTATGAGCTTGATCAAAAAGCTCAAAGAGGACTAAACAAGTTCTATAAAGAAGCAGCCAAAATTATTTAG
- a CDS encoding MoaD/ThiS family protein, with amino-acid sequence MVKVEFLGPIQKDAMELEITNLSELANILQQDEELKEWLTNSAVAVNDALVSSLDYPLKDGDKVSLLPPVCGG; translated from the coding sequence ATGGTTAAAGTAGAATTTTTAGGACCGATACAAAAAGATGCTATGGAGTTAGAGATCACAAATCTTTCAGAATTAGCAAATATTTTACAACAAGACGAAGAACTTAAAGAGTGGTTAACTAACTCTGCAGTAGCTGTGAATGATGCATTGGTATCTTCATTAGATTATCCATTAAAAGACGGTGACAAAGTATCTCTTTTACCACCTGTATGTGGAGGTTGA
- a CDS encoding molybdenum cofactor biosynthesis protein MoaE, giving the protein MLELHNGALDVAEILKRWYEEEATSNYGAYIPFVGTVRDESGIDGLSFDVYEPILESWYKAWEDKAARKGAIIKMAHSRGDVMLHESSYIAAVFSPKRRVALEFIDEFVEDFKASAPIWKYDLLDGKRVYAKDRSTAISGSGLLA; this is encoded by the coding sequence TTGTTAGAATTACATAACGGCGCTTTAGATGTTGCTGAGATCTTGAAAAGATGGTATGAAGAGGAAGCTACAAGTAATTATGGAGCATATATCCCTTTTGTTGGAACTGTAAGAGACGAGAGTGGAATCGACGGTCTTAGTTTTGATGTATATGAACCTATTTTAGAATCTTGGTACAAAGCTTGGGAAGACAAAGCGGCACGCAAAGGTGCAATCATAAAAATGGCACACTCACGCGGAGATGTAATGCTGCACGAATCTTCTTATATAGCTGCCGTATTTTCACCTAAACGTCGTGTAGCTCTGGAATTTATCGATGAGTTTGTAGAAGATTTTAAAGCATCGGCTCCTATCTGGAAATATGATCTTCTTGATGGTAAAAGAGTCTATGCAAAAGACAGATCAACTGCAATCAGCGGTAGCGGATTATTAGCATAA